From Hymenobacter sedentarius, a single genomic window includes:
- a CDS encoding hemolysin family protein, with protein sequence MGLQILFTVLLVLVNGFFVAAEFSLIRVRLSQLEIKAKEGSRMASQALGVLHKLYDYLSATQLGVTIASLLLGAVGEELFTEIFLGLMPRLGVHVAPLTAHSIAVGLGLIILTFLHVLFGELFPKALAIQRPESVSLALVLPLRGFYYITRPLTWFLSKASNLMLGAVGIQNSHGTEAHTSDELRLLLDQSKESGEIQDSEHELIENVFQFNDRMVKQIMVPRTKLSALDVNAPEDQILDIVFNEGYSRMPVYEGNIDNIVGVLNVKDLLPIIRRGEPVELARIMRPPYFVPETKKINRLLRQFQRKHIVMAIVSDEFGGVSGIVTIEDIMEELVGEIQDEYDNEVPVVEKVAEDEYRVNPATPISDANEYLPFPLPEGEDYETVGGLLNVIYGSIPEVGDVAVLDPYEFRVLQRSRRAVELVQLRVTTVAERAEPRNDIGDEV encoded by the coding sequence ATGGGCTTACAGATATTATTTACCGTTTTACTCGTTCTGGTAAACGGATTTTTCGTGGCTGCCGAATTCTCGCTGATTCGCGTGCGCCTTTCGCAACTGGAGATAAAAGCCAAAGAGGGCAGCCGCATGGCCAGCCAAGCACTGGGTGTGTTGCACAAACTCTACGACTACCTCTCGGCTACCCAGCTCGGCGTGACCATTGCCTCGCTGCTACTCGGTGCCGTGGGCGAGGAGCTCTTCACCGAGATATTTCTGGGGCTGATGCCGCGCCTGGGCGTGCACGTGGCGCCGCTCACGGCGCACAGCATTGCGGTGGGCCTGGGGCTTATCATCCTGACGTTTCTGCACGTACTATTCGGCGAGCTGTTCCCGAAGGCGCTGGCCATTCAGCGCCCCGAATCGGTGAGCCTGGCGCTGGTGCTGCCGCTGCGCGGCTTCTACTACATCACGCGCCCGCTCACGTGGTTCTTGTCGAAAGCCTCCAACCTGATGCTCGGCGCCGTGGGCATTCAGAACTCGCACGGCACCGAGGCGCACACCTCCGACGAACTGCGCCTGCTGCTGGACCAAAGCAAGGAAAGCGGCGAGATTCAGGACTCCGAGCACGAGCTGATTGAGAACGTGTTCCAGTTCAACGACCGGATGGTGAAGCAGATTATGGTGCCCCGCACCAAGCTCTCGGCCCTGGACGTGAACGCGCCCGAGGACCAGATTCTGGACATCGTCTTCAACGAAGGCTACTCGCGCATGCCGGTGTACGAGGGCAACATCGACAACATCGTGGGCGTGCTCAACGTGAAGGACCTGCTGCCCATCATCCGGCGCGGCGAGCCTGTGGAGCTGGCCCGCATCATGCGCCCGCCCTACTTCGTGCCCGAAACCAAGAAAATCAACCGGCTGCTGCGCCAGTTCCAGCGCAAGCACATTGTGATGGCCATTGTGAGCGACGAGTTCGGCGGCGTGTCGGGCATCGTCACCATCGAGGACATCATGGAGGAGCTGGTGGGCGAAATCCAGGACGAGTACGACAACGAAGTGCCGGTGGTGGAGAAAGTGGCCGAGGACGAATACCGTGTAAACCCCGCCACGCCCATCTCCGACGCCAACGAATACCTCCCCTTCCCCCTGCCCGAAGGCGAAGACTACGAAACCGTGGGCGGCCTGCTCAACGTCATCTACGGCAGCATCCCGGAAGTGGGCGATGTGGCCGTGCTCGACCCCTACGAGTTCCGGGTGCTGCAGCGCTCGCGCCGCGCCGTGGAGCTGGTGCAGCTGCGCGTGACCACCGTGGCCGAACGCGCCGAGCCGCGCAACGACATCGGCGACGAGGTATAG
- a CDS encoding protein-disulfide reductase DsbD family protein: MKNYLMVKFLLLWLGVVVPATAQILTPTHLSTALSRPTAKVGEEIELVVNARIDDKWHLYASDFSDEVGPVVFTLTFKPSPAYALVGKLQSIKSHHEQDEVFKGEVAFWEKTGQMRQRIKVLKPGPLTITAAADYQSCTTVDGRCVPGNETLSFGPIAVTGAAAPAKSVGAADPNPGPAKTEVATAPAAAPAVAAPAATAPADSATQLAAATAPALPGDDVPSAAQDAKVTAAAPAATATAPENPVRKAGGLWGFAFLAFTFGLAALVTPCVFPMVPMTVSLFTSGNDSRQRGILKALVYGASIIGIYVLMGVLVSVLLGEDGPNLISTHWLPNLIFFAVFVVFGLSFLGLFEITLPHQIVNTVDTQADKGGWAGIFFMALTLVVVSFSCTAPIVGSILSLAARGERIQPIVGMLGFSLAFALPFTLFAIFPSWLKSLPRSGGWLNTVKVVLGFVELMLALKFLSTADLAYHWQLLNRDVYIVLWIVLSALLGFYLLGKFRLSHDSPLDHLSVGRLLMAVLAFAFTVYLVPGLFGAPLPLLAGYLPPQSKHDFSLATAENGGSPALAASGKTQQCEAPRFGEFLELPHNLNGYFDLEQAKRCARQQHKPIFIDFTGHACVNCRKMEATVWSDPQVLERLRNDYVVVALYVDDKTELPEKEWYTSARDQQLKTTLGKQNADLQVTRYGFNAQPYYVIIDPDDAASKPLIAPIAYEPDVAQFSAFLQAGLQQFSNQRAPVAKR; encoded by the coding sequence ATGAAGAATTATTTGATGGTTAAGTTCTTGTTGCTTTGGCTGGGTGTGGTGGTTCCGGCCACCGCTCAGATACTCACGCCCACGCACCTGAGCACGGCCCTGAGCCGCCCCACGGCCAAAGTGGGGGAGGAGATTGAGTTGGTGGTGAATGCCCGCATCGACGACAAATGGCACCTCTACGCCTCCGATTTCAGCGACGAAGTGGGGCCCGTGGTCTTCACCCTGACCTTCAAACCCAGCCCAGCTTATGCGTTGGTGGGCAAGCTGCAGTCCATTAAATCGCACCACGAGCAAGACGAAGTTTTTAAAGGGGAAGTGGCTTTTTGGGAAAAAACCGGCCAGATGCGCCAGCGCATTAAAGTGCTGAAGCCCGGCCCGCTCACCATCACGGCCGCCGCCGACTACCAGAGCTGCACCACCGTGGACGGCCGCTGCGTGCCCGGCAACGAAACGCTGAGCTTCGGCCCCATCGCCGTGACGGGCGCCGCAGCCCCGGCCAAGAGTGTCGGGGCCGCCGACCCCAACCCGGGCCCCGCCAAAACAGAAGTAGCGACAGCTCCTGCGGCTGCCCCCGCAGTGGCTGCCCCGGCTGCTACGGCACCGGCCGATTCGGCCACGCAACTGGCCGCGGCCACCGCGCCGGCCCTGCCGGGCGATGACGTGCCCAGCGCTGCCCAAGATGCCAAGGTGACGGCCGCCGCGCCGGCCGCAACCGCCACGGCCCCCGAAAACCCCGTGCGCAAGGCCGGGGGGCTGTGGGGCTTTGCTTTCCTGGCCTTCACCTTTGGGCTGGCTGCGCTGGTTACGCCCTGCGTGTTTCCCATGGTGCCCATGACGGTGTCGCTCTTCACCAGCGGCAACGACAGCCGCCAGCGCGGCATCCTCAAGGCCCTGGTGTACGGGGCCAGCATTATTGGCATTTACGTGCTGATGGGCGTGCTCGTGTCGGTGCTGCTGGGCGAAGATGGTCCCAACCTCATCAGTACCCACTGGCTGCCCAACCTGATATTCTTTGCGGTCTTTGTGGTGTTCGGCCTGTCGTTTTTGGGCTTATTTGAAATCACGCTACCCCACCAAATCGTGAACACCGTGGATACCCAGGCCGACAAAGGCGGTTGGGCGGGCATCTTTTTCATGGCCCTCACGCTGGTGGTGGTGTCGTTTTCGTGCACGGCGCCCATCGTGGGAAGCATTCTGAGTCTGGCCGCCCGAGGCGAGCGGATTCAGCCCATCGTGGGCATGCTGGGCTTCTCGCTGGCGTTTGCGCTGCCCTTCACGCTGTTCGCCATTTTCCCGTCGTGGCTGAAAAGCCTGCCCCGCTCCGGCGGCTGGCTCAACACGGTGAAGGTGGTCCTGGGCTTTGTGGAGCTGATGCTGGCCCTGAAATTCCTGAGCACCGCCGACCTGGCCTACCACTGGCAACTGCTCAACCGCGACGTGTACATCGTGCTGTGGATTGTGCTGTCGGCGCTGCTGGGCTTTTATCTGCTGGGCAAGTTTCGCCTCTCGCACGACTCACCGCTCGACCACCTCAGCGTGGGCCGCTTGCTGATGGCCGTGCTGGCGTTTGCCTTCACCGTGTACCTGGTGCCGGGTTTGTTTGGGGCGCCGCTTCCCTTGCTGGCCGGCTACCTGCCGCCCCAGAGCAAGCACGATTTTTCGCTGGCTACGGCCGAAAACGGCGGTAGCCCAGCCCTGGCCGCCAGCGGCAAGACGCAGCAGTGCGAGGCACCCCGCTTTGGCGAGTTTCTGGAGCTGCCCCACAACCTCAACGGCTACTTCGACCTGGAGCAGGCCAAGCGCTGCGCCCGCCAGCAGCACAAACCCATTTTTATCGACTTCACGGGCCATGCCTGCGTGAATTGCCGCAAGATGGAAGCAACCGTGTGGAGCGACCCGCAAGTACTCGAGCGCCTACGCAACGACTACGTGGTGGTGGCGCTGTACGTGGACGACAAGACCGAGCTGCCCGAGAAAGAGTGGTACACCTCGGCCCGCGACCAGCAGCTCAAAACCACCCTGGGCAAGCAAAACGCCGACCTGCAGGTGACCCGCTACGGCTTCAACGCCCAGCCTTACTATGTGATTATCGACCCAGACGATGCCGCCAGCAAGCCCCTGATTGCGCCCATTGCCTACGAGCCCGACGTGGCCCAATTCAGCGCGTTTTTGCAGGCGGGCCTGCAGCAGTTCAGCAACCAGCGGGCGCCCGTGGCCAAGCGCTAA
- a CDS encoding Lrp/AsnC ligand binding domain-containing protein, which yields MARNYELDDTDRNILNLLIQDAKMPYTEIARKVNVSGGTVHVRMARLEEIGIVQGATLRIDYQKLGYGVNAFLGIYLLKSSVYTSVVNQLREIPEVVSIHFTTGAYGVFARLVCRDTQHLRDVLHDRIQPIDGIERTETLISLEEVINRPAQLT from the coding sequence ATGGCCAGAAATTACGAACTTGATGATACTGACCGGAATATCCTGAATTTGCTAATTCAGGATGCCAAAATGCCGTACACCGAAATTGCCCGCAAAGTCAACGTATCGGGCGGTACTGTGCACGTGCGCATGGCCCGGCTCGAGGAAATCGGCATAGTGCAGGGAGCCACACTTCGCATTGATTATCAGAAGCTAGGCTACGGGGTAAATGCTTTCCTGGGCATTTACCTCCTGAAAAGCTCGGTGTACACCAGTGTGGTGAACCAGCTGCGTGAAATTCCGGAGGTGGTAAGCATTCACTTTACCACGGGGGCCTATGGCGTATTTGCCCGCTTAGTATGCCGCGACACCCAGCACCTGCGCGACGTGCTCCACGACCGCATTCAGCCCATCGACGGCATTGAGCGCACCGAAACGCTAATTTCCTTGGAGGAAGTTATCAACCGCCCAGCCCAACTGACTTAA
- a CDS encoding glycosyltransferase family 9 protein: protein MPTAPPATLLIQTAFIGDVILMTALLEHLHHTEPATPVDVLVRRGNEGLLAGHPHVRQVLIWDKKHRKYAALWQLLRQIRATGYGRVVTLQRFASTGFLTAFSRAPERVGFAKNPLSRFFTRRVPHTIGDGTHEVARNLALLGASLNKELRASNSSFFIPRSSLTRPKLYPSAADEATAATFAAGEPYVCLAPTSVWFTKQFPEEKWLELLAALPAGLRVFLLGGPPDVAPCERLAAASGRANVTNLAGKMGLLASAALMRGAQMNYVNDSAPMHLCSAVGAPVTAVFCSTVPEFGFGPLSPVSFIVQTREPLACKPCGLHGHGACPLGHFRCAYTIEVDQLLHSLNSVG, encoded by the coding sequence ATGCCTACTGCCCCGCCCGCTACGCTGCTCATTCAAACCGCTTTCATTGGCGACGTTATTTTGATGACGGCGCTCCTGGAACACCTGCACCACACCGAGCCGGCTACACCAGTCGACGTGCTGGTGCGCCGCGGCAACGAGGGCCTGCTGGCCGGCCACCCGCACGTGCGCCAGGTGCTGATTTGGGATAAAAAGCACCGCAAGTATGCCGCGCTGTGGCAGCTCCTGCGCCAGATTCGGGCCACTGGCTACGGCCGGGTAGTCACCCTGCAGCGGTTCGCAAGCACGGGGTTTCTCACCGCCTTTTCGAGGGCTCCGGAGCGGGTGGGCTTCGCCAAAAACCCCTTGAGCCGGTTTTTCACCCGCCGCGTGCCGCATACTATCGGCGACGGCACCCACGAAGTAGCGCGCAACCTGGCGCTACTGGGCGCTTCGCTTAATAAAGAATTGAGGGCGAGTAATTCGTCATTCTTCATTCCTCGTTCCTCATTAACAAGGCCCAAGCTGTATCCTTCGGCCGCTGATGAAGCTACGGCCGCGACTTTTGCTGCTGGCGAGCCTTACGTGTGCCTGGCGCCCACTTCGGTGTGGTTTACCAAACAGTTTCCGGAGGAAAAGTGGCTGGAGCTGCTCGCGGCACTACCCGCTGGTTTGCGGGTGTTTCTGCTGGGCGGGCCGCCCGATGTGGCGCCCTGCGAGCGGCTGGCTGCCGCCAGCGGCCGCGCCAACGTAACCAACCTAGCCGGCAAAATGGGTCTGCTGGCCTCGGCTGCGCTCATGCGCGGAGCCCAGATGAACTACGTGAACGACTCGGCCCCGATGCACCTGTGCTCGGCCGTGGGGGCGCCCGTCACGGCGGTGTTTTGCAGTACCGTGCCCGAATTTGGGTTTGGGCCGCTCTCGCCGGTGTCCTTCATTGTACAAACCCGTGAGCCGCTGGCGTGCAAGCCCTGCGGGCTGCACGGGCACGGCGCCTGTCCGCTGGGGCACTTTCGGTGCGCTTATACCATTGAAGTAGACCAGCTGCTTCACTCCTTGAATTCGGTGGGCTAA
- a CDS encoding M16 family metallopeptidase, which yields MPDYEIHEYPNGIRLLHKQVPHTKIAHCGFLLDIGSRDEAPHQQGLAHFWEHMAFKGTEKRKSFHILNRLETVGGELNAYTTKEKICFYAALLSTHFERAFELLTDLTFNSVFPGREVEKERGVILEEMSMYQDAPEDAIIDDFDTVVFGDHPLGVNILGTRESVSRFQTADFHAFLQEQMRTDRLVFSSVSNLPFKEVKRLADKFLAPLPAKIGPRVRRPVGSYERKTQVESRPISQAHCLLGGPAYSIGHKRRIPFFMLNNILGGPGMNSRLNLAVREKYGLVYTIDSTYSPYTDTGLFGIYFGTEGKQVKRTLGLVQKELKLLREKTLTTNQLHTAKHQLMGQLAMSEESNSGLMQLLGKSTLDLGRVEPLSEIFEKIELISAAELRDMANEVLTDEHLSVLQYVPEGK from the coding sequence ATGCCCGACTACGAAATCCACGAATACCCAAACGGTATCCGCCTGCTGCACAAGCAGGTACCTCATACAAAGATTGCGCATTGCGGCTTCCTGCTCGACATTGGCTCGCGCGATGAGGCCCCGCACCAGCAGGGCCTGGCCCACTTCTGGGAGCACATGGCCTTCAAGGGCACCGAAAAGCGCAAGTCGTTCCACATTCTCAACCGCCTCGAAACTGTGGGCGGCGAGCTGAACGCCTACACCACCAAGGAAAAAATCTGCTTCTACGCCGCGCTACTCAGCACGCATTTTGAGCGCGCGTTTGAGCTCCTGACTGATTTGACGTTCAATTCGGTGTTTCCCGGCCGCGAGGTGGAGAAGGAGCGGGGCGTGATTCTGGAAGAAATGAGCATGTACCAGGACGCCCCGGAAGACGCCATTATCGATGATTTCGACACGGTGGTTTTTGGCGACCATCCGCTGGGCGTGAACATCCTGGGTACCCGCGAGAGCGTGAGCCGCTTCCAGACGGCCGACTTCCACGCCTTCCTGCAGGAGCAAATGCGCACCGACCGGCTCGTGTTCAGCTCGGTGAGCAACCTGCCCTTCAAAGAAGTGAAGCGGCTGGCTGATAAATTCCTGGCTCCGCTGCCGGCTAAAATTGGGCCGCGCGTGCGCCGCCCGGTGGGCAGCTACGAGCGCAAAACGCAGGTGGAGTCCCGGCCCATTTCGCAGGCCCACTGCCTGCTGGGCGGCCCGGCCTATTCCATTGGCCATAAGCGCCGTATCCCGTTTTTCATGCTCAACAACATCCTCGGGGGGCCGGGCATGAACTCGCGGCTCAACCTGGCCGTGCGCGAGAAATACGGCCTGGTGTACACCATCGACAGCACCTACTCGCCCTACACCGACACGGGCCTGTTCGGCATCTACTTCGGCACCGAGGGCAAGCAGGTGAAACGCACGCTGGGCCTGGTACAAAAGGAGCTGAAGCTGCTGCGCGAGAAAACCCTGACCACCAACCAGCTGCACACGGCCAAGCACCAGCTCATGGGCCAGCTTGCCATGAGCGAGGAAAGCAACAGCGGCCTGATGCAGCTTCTGGGCAAAAGCACGCTCGACCTGGGCCGCGTGGAGCCGCTGAGCGAGATTTTCGAGAAAATTGAGCTGATTTCGGCGGCCGAACTGCGCGACATGGCCAACGAAGTGCTGACGGACGAGCACCTGAGCGTGCTGCAGTATGTGCCGGAGGGGAAATGA
- a CDS encoding YDG/SRA domain-containing protein, with amino-acid sequence MSQPVFGHVGSYRPGDTFRNRIDLSLSGVHRPRRTGVCGTQLLGAESIVLAGQYEEDDFGEDEILYSGNGGRDPKTGRQIMDQMATTGILALLKSIETKLPVRVMRKVPAEGDGLDVYRYEGLYQVVDFTYGPGKSGFQVYVFRLRPIF; translated from the coding sequence ATGAGCCAGCCGGTATTCGGGCACGTGGGCAGCTACCGGCCCGGCGATACCTTTCGCAACCGCATCGACCTATCGCTGAGTGGGGTGCACCGGCCGCGCCGCACGGGTGTGTGCGGCACCCAATTGCTGGGTGCCGAAAGCATCGTCTTGGCTGGGCAGTACGAGGAGGATGACTTTGGGGAGGATGAAATTCTGTATTCCGGCAACGGGGGGCGCGACCCCAAAACCGGCCGCCAAATCATGGACCAGATGGCTACCACCGGCATTCTGGCCTTGCTGAAGAGTATCGAAACCAAGCTACCCGTGCGCGTGATGCGCAAAGTGCCCGCTGAAGGCGATGGGTTGGACGTGTACCGATACGAAGGCCTGTACCAAGTGGTGGACTTCACCTACGGGCCCGGGAAATCGGGCTTTCAGGTATACGTTTTCCGGCTGCGGCCTATTTTTTGA
- a CDS encoding O-methyltransferase yields MTNNDPIQAYAEQHTAPEPPLLAQLTRETHLQTLLPRMSSGHLQGRFLSMLSHLMRPRRVLEIGTFCGYATLCLAEGLAANGLLHTIEIDPEREARIRRYVAAAGITEQVRLHIGAALDVLPGLVDEVWDLVFIDADKRSNDAYFEAVIGQVRPGGLLIVDNVLWSGKVLPTHEVKSGDKDTPFVRAFNDKMAQDARVEPVFLPLRDGLLLLRKK; encoded by the coding sequence ATGACCAACAACGACCCCATCCAGGCCTACGCCGAGCAGCACACAGCGCCCGAGCCGCCGCTGCTGGCCCAGCTCACCCGCGAAACCCACTTGCAAACCCTGCTGCCGCGCATGAGCAGCGGCCACCTGCAGGGACGGTTTTTGAGCATGTTGAGCCACCTCATGCGGCCTCGGCGGGTGCTGGAAATTGGCACCTTTTGCGGGTATGCCACGCTGTGCCTGGCCGAGGGACTGGCCGCTAACGGGCTGTTGCACACCATCGAAATCGACCCCGAGCGCGAGGCGCGCATTCGGCGGTACGTGGCGGCGGCCGGTATTACGGAGCAGGTGCGCCTGCACATTGGCGCAGCGCTCGACGTTTTGCCGGGCTTGGTCGATGAAGTGTGGGACTTGGTCTTTATTGACGCCGACAAGCGGAGCAACGACGCTTATTTTGAGGCAGTCATCGGGCAGGTGCGCCCGGGCGGGTTGCTCATCGTCGACAATGTGCTGTGGAGCGGCAAGGTGCTGCCCACGCACGAAGTGAAAAGCGGGGACAAGGACACGCCTTTTGTTCGGGCTTTCAACGACAAGATGGCCCAGGACGCACGGGTGGAGCCGGTTTTTCTGCCTCTGCGCGATGGGCTGCTGCTGTTGCGTAAAAAGTAG
- a CDS encoding outer membrane beta-barrel protein: MRLVSLLVFLLIGLAARAQAPTTVSGRVTDGKDQSPLIGANVLLIHLPDSVKTGASADAEGRFQFDNVAAGRYVLDASFVGYQKLSQAVTVNGAPVQLGALALQAGGVQLKGVVVTGQAAQSVQKGDTTQFNAKAFKTNPDANAQDLITKMPGVSVGTDGKVQAQGENVQRVLVDGKEFFGNDPDAVLKNLPAEMVDKVEVFDQRSEQSRFSGFDDGNTTKTINIVTKVEFRSGTFGRVVAGAGPDRYKASGNVNNFKGDRRVSVLAQSNNVNEQNFGTEDLLGVVGNSNQGGGGRGGRGGGGGQGGGGNGGNAGDFLVNQSGGITKTNAVGLNYSNSWNKKTDMSASYFFNRANNTLLSSTQRQYVLPQQASTTYTQSANTNGLNTNQRFNMRLEHKIDSANSILFRPRFSYQQNDAGSNVVGLTRRSGTEQSRITSNYASDNEGLNTGGDLLLRHRFPKAGRTASLSIGGTYSQRDGNTTLRTLDTGSALNSLNQTSTLRQHGGSMNANLSLTEALTKQDVLQGNYAINYAPNSSSKYTYDLLTGDTKQQNDALSNVFDNYYLTQSGGVTYRHITPKYQASVGLSGQYSELYSDAQFPRASIGRYYFVNVLPNANVNYRFTRQKNLRFNYRTNTNPPSVSQLQAVVNNSNPLQLTIGNPTLRQEFQHSVNFRYTASSPEVASNFFALLSGSYTQNPISNRTLVASRDTTVVPEGAPGVRLPAGGQLTQPTNLSQQYTVRSLISYGRPIKPIKTNVNLSANANFTQTPGIVNGGLNYARVPSFGAGLTLSSNISPNLDFTASTTSSQNFVRNTLQAKLNTNYFAQVTRFRLGWIVGPGINFQTDLVHQAYSGLSAGYNQQYLLWNASLGKKIFPGQRGEIKVYAFDLLGQNRAIQRNVTEAYYEDVQTTILQRYFMLMFTYNIRSGNVVAPSSGGEGRRERGFGQPGGYGRPDGGAAPAGGPPAGGPPGGGPQ, encoded by the coding sequence ATGCGGCTCGTATCCTTACTCGTTTTTCTGTTGATTGGGCTGGCGGCCCGGGCCCAGGCCCCCACCACGGTGAGCGGGCGCGTGACCGACGGGAAAGACCAGTCGCCGCTCATCGGGGCCAACGTGCTGCTAATACACCTACCCGACTCGGTGAAAACCGGAGCTTCGGCTGATGCGGAGGGCCGCTTTCAGTTCGACAATGTGGCCGCGGGCCGCTACGTGCTCGATGCCTCCTTTGTGGGTTACCAGAAGCTAAGCCAGGCCGTGACCGTAAATGGGGCGCCGGTGCAGCTGGGGGCGCTGGCCCTGCAGGCGGGCGGGGTGCAGCTCAAGGGCGTGGTGGTGACGGGCCAGGCCGCGCAATCGGTGCAGAAGGGCGATACCACGCAGTTCAACGCCAAGGCGTTCAAAACCAACCCCGACGCCAACGCGCAGGACCTCATCACGAAGATGCCCGGCGTGAGCGTAGGCACCGACGGCAAAGTGCAGGCCCAGGGCGAAAACGTGCAGCGCGTGCTGGTCGACGGCAAGGAATTTTTCGGCAACGACCCCGACGCCGTGCTCAAAAACCTGCCCGCCGAAATGGTGGACAAGGTGGAGGTATTTGACCAGCGCAGCGAGCAGAGCCGCTTTTCGGGCTTCGACGATGGCAACACAACCAAGACCATCAACATCGTGACCAAGGTGGAATTCCGCAGCGGCACCTTTGGGCGGGTGGTGGCCGGCGCGGGCCCCGACCGCTACAAAGCCAGCGGCAACGTGAACAACTTCAAGGGCGACCGCCGGGTGTCGGTGCTGGCGCAGTCCAACAACGTGAACGAGCAGAACTTCGGCACTGAGGACTTGCTGGGCGTGGTGGGCAACTCCAACCAGGGCGGCGGGGGCCGGGGTGGCCGGGGTGGAGGAGGTGGCCAGGGCGGCGGGGGCAACGGCGGCAATGCCGGCGACTTCCTGGTAAACCAGAGCGGCGGCATCACCAAAACCAACGCCGTGGGCCTGAACTATTCGAACTCTTGGAACAAGAAGACCGACATGTCGGCCAGCTACTTCTTCAACCGGGCCAACAACACGCTGCTCAGCAGCACCCAGCGCCAGTACGTGCTGCCCCAGCAGGCCAGCACCACCTACACCCAAAGCGCCAACACCAACGGCCTCAACACCAACCAGCGCTTCAACATGCGCCTGGAGCACAAGATTGACTCGGCCAATTCCATCCTGTTCCGGCCGCGCTTCAGCTACCAGCAAAACGATGCGGGCAGCAACGTGGTGGGCCTCACCCGCCGCAGCGGCACCGAGCAAAGCCGCATCACGAGCAACTACGCTTCGGATAACGAGGGCCTGAACACCGGCGGCGACCTGCTGCTGCGCCACCGTTTTCCCAAGGCCGGCCGCACCGCCAGCCTGAGCATCGGCGGTACCTACAGCCAGCGCGACGGCAACACCACCCTGCGCACCCTGGACACGGGCTCGGCGCTGAACAGCCTCAACCAGACCAGTACGCTGCGGCAGCACGGCGGCAGCATGAATGCAAACTTGTCCTTGACCGAGGCGTTGACCAAGCAGGACGTGCTGCAGGGCAACTACGCCATCAACTACGCGCCGAATAGCTCCAGCAAGTACACCTACGACCTACTGACCGGCGACACCAAGCAGCAGAACGACGCCCTGAGCAACGTGTTCGATAACTACTACCTCACGCAGTCGGGCGGGGTGACTTACCGGCACATCACGCCCAAGTACCAGGCCAGCGTGGGCCTGTCGGGGCAGTATTCGGAGCTGTACAGCGACGCGCAGTTTCCGCGGGCCAGCATCGGGCGCTACTACTTCGTAAACGTGCTGCCCAACGCCAACGTCAACTACCGCTTCACGCGGCAGAAAAACCTGCGCTTTAACTACCGCACCAACACCAACCCGCCCAGCGTGAGCCAGCTGCAGGCCGTGGTGAACAATTCCAACCCTTTGCAGCTGACCATCGGCAACCCCACGCTACGCCAGGAATTTCAGCACTCCGTAAACTTCCGCTACACGGCGTCGAGCCCGGAGGTAGCCAGCAACTTCTTCGCGCTGCTCTCGGGTTCCTACACCCAGAATCCGATTTCTAATCGCACGCTGGTGGCTTCCCGCGACACCACCGTGGTGCCGGAGGGCGCGCCCGGCGTGCGCCTGCCGGCCGGGGGCCAGCTCACCCAGCCCACCAACCTGAGCCAGCAGTACACCGTGCGCTCGCTCATTAGCTACGGCCGGCCCATCAAGCCCATCAAAACCAACGTGAACCTGAGCGCCAACGCCAACTTCACCCAGACGCCTGGCATCGTGAACGGCGGCCTGAACTACGCCCGCGTGCCCTCGTTCGGGGCCGGCCTCACGCTCAGCTCCAACATCAGCCCCAATCTAGACTTTACTGCCTCTACCACGTCGAGCCAGAACTTCGTGCGCAATACCCTGCAGGCCAAGCTTAATACCAACTACTTCGCGCAGGTTACCCGCTTTCGGTTGGGCTGGATTGTGGGGCCGGGCATCAACTTCCAAACCGACTTGGTGCACCAGGCTTACTCGGGCCTTTCGGCCGGCTACAACCAGCAGTACCTGCTCTGGAATGCCAGCCTGGGCAAAAAAATCTTTCCCGGCCAGCGCGGCGAAATCAAGGTGTATGCCTTCGACTTGCTGGGCCAGAACCGCGCTATCCAGCGCAACGTGACGGAGGCTTATTACGAGGACGTGCAAACCACCATTTTGCAGCGCTACTTCATGCTGATGTTTACCTACAACATCCGCAGCGGCAATGTGGTGGCTCCCTCCAGCGGCGGCGAGGGCCGGCGTGAGCGGGGCTTTGGGCAGCCCGGCGGCTACGGCCGGCCCGATGGTGGCGCAGCTCCCGCGGGCGGCCCGCCGGCTGGTGGCCCTCCCGGTGGCGGCCCGCAGTAG